One Vibrio campbellii CAIM 519 = NBRC 15631 = ATCC 25920 genomic window carries:
- the coaA gene encoding type I pantothenate kinase — protein MSPFLSFDRAEWAELRNSVPMTLSEDDLTALQGINENLTMEEAVEIYLPLSRLLNLYVQARQSRNSVLQQFLNTEEHAPPFVIGIAGSVAVGKSTTARLLEALLSRWENHPKVALVTTDGFLYPKKILEEKGIMHRKGFPESYDIKRLVEFVSDVKAGQPNLEVPVYSHITYDITEERKKVDRPDVLIIEGLNVLQSGMDYPHDPHRVFVSDFLDFSIYVDAETETIEQWYVERFLKFRRGAFTKPGSYFSHYTQLSVEEAKSKAKQIWHDINGLNLEHNILPTRERAHLILHKGPSHLVDKVSLRK, from the coding sequence ATGAGTCCATTTTTGTCATTTGACCGTGCCGAATGGGCAGAATTGCGTAATTCTGTTCCAATGACACTATCTGAAGATGATTTAACTGCGCTTCAAGGCATTAATGAAAACCTCACTATGGAGGAAGCGGTAGAGATCTACCTTCCTTTGTCTCGCCTTTTAAATCTGTACGTTCAGGCTCGCCAAAGCCGCAACTCGGTACTTCAGCAATTTCTCAACACAGAAGAACATGCCCCACCCTTTGTTATTGGTATCGCTGGCAGTGTAGCAGTTGGTAAGAGTACGACCGCGCGACTGCTAGAGGCTTTGCTATCACGTTGGGAGAACCACCCAAAAGTTGCACTTGTAACAACGGATGGTTTCTTATATCCAAAGAAGATATTGGAAGAGAAAGGTATCATGCATCGTAAAGGCTTCCCGGAGTCTTACGACATTAAACGCTTGGTCGAATTCGTTTCCGATGTAAAAGCCGGTCAGCCGAATTTAGAAGTCCCGGTTTATTCACACATTACTTATGACATCACTGAAGAGCGCAAGAAAGTAGATCGCCCTGATGTACTTATTATCGAGGGATTAAATGTCCTACAGAGCGGTATGGACTACCCGCATGATCCTCATCGTGTGTTTGTCTCAGACTTTCTTGATTTCTCTATTTATGTGGATGCGGAAACCGAAACCATCGAGCAATGGTATGTAGAGCGCTTCTTGAAGTTTCGTAGAGGGGCATTTACCAAGCCTGGCTCGTACTTTAGTCATTACACTCAGCTCTCAGTGGAAGAAGCAAAGAGTAAGGCAAAGCAAATTTGGCATGATATTAATGGACTCAATTTAGAGCATAATATTCTTCCCACTCGAGAAAGAGCCCATCTTATCTTACACAAAGGACCAAGCCACTTGGTTGATAAAGTATCACTGAGAAAGTAA
- the birA gene encoding bifunctional biotin--[acetyl-CoA-carboxylase] ligase/biotin operon repressor BirA has translation MRKEHSVKLHILKSLSDGGFHSGEGLGQELGISRAAIAKHIKGLNDWGVDIYRIQGRGYQLAQPLHLLDEERLQAQLDTPLELISVIDSTNQYLLDRVNDSVKGRVCLAEYQAKGRGRRGRQWISPFGTNLYLSMYWRLDAGMAAAMGLSLVVGIAAVEAIEELGIQGVKLKWPNDIYYQDKKLAGILVEMSGQAGGAAHLVIGMGLNIGMPDLQPDIDQPWTTLNQVSDGFSIDRNDLALKFIKHWKMALEEYEMTGLAGFVERWNRLDNFIGRPVKLLMGPREVHGVVKGIDQQGGVVLETENGLETYIGGEISLRKTE, from the coding sequence ATGAGAAAGGAACACTCTGTAAAGCTGCATATCCTCAAGTCCCTTAGCGATGGAGGTTTTCATTCCGGAGAAGGCTTGGGGCAAGAACTTGGGATTTCTCGAGCTGCTATTGCTAAGCACATTAAAGGGCTAAATGACTGGGGCGTTGATATATACCGTATCCAAGGACGTGGTTATCAGTTAGCACAACCTTTGCATTTACTCGACGAAGAGAGACTTCAAGCTCAATTGGATACTCCTCTCGAGCTTATTTCCGTGATCGACTCTACTAACCAATATCTACTCGATCGAGTCAATGATTCTGTGAAAGGGCGAGTCTGCCTAGCAGAATATCAGGCGAAGGGGCGAGGGCGACGTGGTCGTCAATGGATATCGCCTTTTGGTACAAATTTATACTTATCCATGTACTGGCGTTTGGATGCTGGTATGGCAGCGGCTATGGGGTTGAGCTTGGTTGTTGGCATTGCCGCTGTGGAAGCTATCGAAGAGTTGGGCATTCAAGGCGTTAAACTTAAATGGCCGAATGATATCTACTACCAGGATAAAAAGCTCGCGGGTATCTTAGTGGAAATGTCTGGGCAAGCAGGCGGTGCAGCGCATTTAGTTATTGGTATGGGGCTTAATATTGGTATGCCAGACTTGCAGCCGGACATTGATCAGCCTTGGACAACTTTGAATCAAGTTAGTGATGGTTTTAGTATCGACCGAAATGACCTAGCGCTCAAGTTCATCAAACATTGGAAGATGGCATTAGAAGAATACGAGATGACGGGATTGGCCGGTTTTGTTGAGCGTTGGAATCGTTTAGATAATTTTATTGGTCGCCCAGTGAAGTTATTAATGGGTCCAAGAGAAGTGCATGGCGTTGTGAAAGGCATTGACCAACAAGGCGGTGTTGTTCTAGAAACCGAGAATGGATTGGAGACCTACATTGGTGGTGAGATCTCCTTAAGAAAAACGGAATAG
- the murB gene encoding UDP-N-acetylmuramate dehydrogenase, with the protein MEIKKHASLKAFHTFGIEQTCAYLAIVESVEDVRQLFQDQAYQDIPKLFLGKGSNMLFTQPYEGMVIINRLMGKTVTETDEHYLLHVEGGEDWPSLVAWSVEQGMGGMENLALIPGCAGSAPIQNIGAYGLELQSICEYVDILDLHSFETRRMTANECQFGYRDSIFKHELYEKCFITAVGLKLSKQWKAINQYGPLQSIPEDELTPLAIFERVCQVRMEKLPDPAKVGNAGSFFKNPVISQDHYDRLIQQHSNMVAYPAQGGMKVAAGWLIDQCGLKGISVNGAQVNPLQALVLTNVDNCSADDVVDLASLVKKTVWDKYQIELEHEVRFMNNKGETNLAEIEAKQ; encoded by the coding sequence ATGGAAATTAAGAAACACGCGAGCCTTAAGGCTTTCCACACATTTGGTATCGAACAAACCTGTGCGTACCTGGCGATTGTTGAGTCAGTAGAGGACGTAAGACAACTTTTCCAAGACCAAGCTTATCAAGACATACCCAAGCTCTTTCTGGGGAAGGGTAGCAACATGCTGTTTACTCAACCTTATGAAGGTATGGTGATCATCAACCGTTTAATGGGTAAAACGGTCACTGAAACCGACGAGCATTACTTATTACACGTTGAAGGTGGGGAAGATTGGCCGAGTTTGGTTGCGTGGAGTGTTGAGCAGGGCATGGGGGGGATGGAGAATCTCGCTCTTATTCCTGGATGTGCGGGTTCTGCTCCTATCCAAAACATCGGAGCTTATGGCCTAGAGTTACAGAGCATTTGTGAGTACGTGGACATTCTTGACCTTCACAGCTTTGAAACAAGGCGAATGACCGCTAACGAGTGCCAGTTTGGTTATCGTGATTCTATCTTCAAGCACGAACTGTATGAAAAGTGCTTTATCACAGCGGTGGGTCTGAAATTGTCGAAGCAGTGGAAGGCGATCAATCAATATGGTCCTTTGCAGAGTATTCCAGAGGATGAGTTAACTCCTCTCGCTATCTTTGAACGTGTTTGCCAAGTGCGTATGGAAAAGCTGCCTGATCCAGCGAAAGTCGGCAATGCGGGCAGTTTCTTCAAAAACCCTGTGATCAGCCAAGATCATTATGATCGCCTAATTCAGCAGCACAGCAATATGGTGGCTTACCCAGCACAGGGCGGAATGAAGGTCGCAGCGGGATGGTTAATAGACCAATGTGGTCTTAAGGGTATATCGGTCAATGGTGCTCAAGTGAATCCATTGCAAGCTTTGGTGTTGACTAATGTTGATAACTGCAGTGCTGATGATGTAGTCGACTTAGCGTCTCTGGTGAAAAAGACCGTTTGGGATAAATACCAGATTGAACTTGAACACGAAGTTCGTTTTATGAATAACAAAGGTGAAACCAATCTAGCTGAGATTGAGGCTAAACAATGA